GTTATACCCGAGGTAAATTCCTGGACATGGCCCAGAGCTTCGACCATGTCTTCCAGGAACGTCAGCCAATTACGCGACAAGGAGCAGATCCCCGGTTACGGATTGCTCCACGCGCGGCCGAAGCGTGCCAGGCGTAACCACGTCCACCCTCGTCTCGAACAGATCCTCGAGGAAGAACTTCAGGTCCATGTAGCCACGGAACGTGGGCTCTGGTCCGAAATCCACGAGCACGTCCACGTCACTGGATTCGGTCGCCTCATCGCGGGCAACCGAGCCGAAAAGCGAAATGGAACGCACTCCGAAACGATCCATCTCGGCGCGGTGCTCGCGCAGGAGGTGGATGACGCGGTCGCGGGAAAGCGGCTTCGGCTCCATCGCTCGTCAGATTAGCAGTTCGGTGGAATAGCTTCAGGTTATCGTGTGCGTGCGAGTGTCGAGTAAGTCGCTGACAATGGATTCAGGCAACACGCACTGCCTCAGCGAGTACGCGGTCTTTGATTCGCGGCTTCAGCCCAGTGGGCGTGCCCATATCCACCGAGCGGCCGAGGATCTCCGCCAGCCGATCCCGGATCCCGATGTACTCGAACAGTCCGATGCCCGGCCCGAGTTCCACGAGCACGTCCACGTCACTGTCGGGGCCCGCTTCGCCGCGGGCGACGGAGCCGAAGATGGAGATCTCCTGCACGCCAAGGGTGCGGAGCTCGTCCATGTGCGCGCGGAGGAGTGACAGCGCCTCGTCCCGATCCATGTTGGTCCGCTCCAGGCGATGAGTGGCTCGTCTGCCGGCACCGCAGGAAGAACCGCGCCGCGGGCGATGGGCGCTGTTCCCTGCGCCGCACCTACCGCCGGAACGGATGATCCGCCGTCAGGTACAGGTAGACGCCGCGCGGGCCGTGAGTCGCCGGGTCGAACGGGAACGCGATGCCGGGAACGAGCTGGGCGTCGCCGCCGATGTCGAAGGCGTACTGCAGGCCGGGGCTCAGCACCCATCCCCGGTCCTCGCCGCCGCCGATGGCCAGCGGGGTCTCTTCGCTCCCGTACACCGCGTCCATCAGCAGCGTCAGGCGGGGGATCGGGCGCCACATCGCGCTCTCGCCCACGGTGAAGCCCACCGGCGATCCGCCCTCCAGCGGCACCGCGGCGTTGACGTTGGTGTGGAGGAAGAGACGGCCGTCCGCCAGGCGCAGCGAGGCCGGGAGGAGAAGCTCCGCCTCGCTCTCGCCGCCGCCCCGGCTCTCGTCGCCGGTGGGCAGGGTGAGCGAGATGCCGGGCGACAGGGTGAGAAGCTTCCCCGATCCTCCCAGCAGCCCGAAGCGGTACCCCACCTCCACGTCGCCGATGCCCTGCGCGCCGCCGGCGGTGTGCACCAGCGGGATCGACAGGTCCAGCTGGTGGCGCTCGCCGCCCAGCGGCCATTCGTGGCCGTACACGCCTTCCCATGCCCCGCCGCGCGTGCGCGTCCAGTGCGCGATCTGCTGGAGGTGGCCGGCTTCCTGGTTGTACGCCTCTTCCACGAGGAAGCCGGTCACCTCCGCTTCCTCCTCCTGCGCCCGCGCGGGGTGCGCCGCGAGTGGAAGAAGGAGCGCCAGGAGCGTGCATGTCCGTCGCATCATGTCCGTCCTCTCTCTGCGTTTGGGTGGCTGGGGCATCGCGCCCGCGCATGAGGAAGAACCGGGCCGCGGGCGATGAGCGGGCTGCGCCCTACCGCTTCTCCCCGTCCAGCCAGCGCGTCATGATGTGGCGGTCGTGCGCGTCGAAGCCCAGGCGGCGGTAGAGGCGCTGGGCGGCGTCGTTCTCCCATCCCACCTCCAGGCGCAGCGCGCGGACGCCCCATGCGGCGCACGCGGCGGCGGCTTCCTCCACCGCGCGCGCCCCGACTCCGCCGCTTCGGAAGCCTTCGCGCACGTACAGCTCGTCGAGGAGCGCGAACCTCCCCGCGAACTCCAGCGAGAAGCCCAGGGTGACCACCATGTAGCCCGCCGGCGCTCCACCGCCCTCCACGAACCAGACACGGCCCAGCGCGGGGTCCGCGAGGAGCGCGGCGAGCCCGCTGCGCGCGGCCGGCTCGTCCAGCGCGATCCGCTCGTGGAGGTAGAACTCGCGCATCAGCGCCAGGACTTCGTCCTCGTCGCCGGGGAGGGCGGGGCGGAGGGCGGTCACGAGCGGCCTCCCAGCCACCCCCGCCGCCAGAAGAAGGCGATCAGCCCGATGGTCACCAACCCCATCAGCCCCTCGGCCACGGAGAGCGAGCGGAGCCAGTGGGGAGCGGTATCGAGGTTCATCCCGTACACGCCCGTAATGAAGCTGAGCGGGATGAAGACGGCGGAGAAGACCGTCAGCACCTTCATGATCTCGTTGGTGCGGTTCCCCACGCTGGAAAGGTACAGGTCCGTGAGCGAGGCGCCCAGCTCGCGGCAGGTCTCCACCAGGTCCAGGATCTGGACGAGGTGGTCCTGCACGTCGCGCAGGTACACCACCGTGCCCGGCGCCACCAGCTCGGACGGGGGCTCGCGCACCAGGTAGGCGAGCGCATCGCGCAGCGGCCAGATGGCGCGCCGCAGCGCCACCAGGTCGCGGCGCACGCCGTGGAGCTGGTTCATCGCCTCGCGGCCGGGACGCCCCAGGATCTCGTCCTCCAGCAGGTCCAGCCGCTCCGCGTACGTCTCCACCACGGGAAAGCAGTTGTCCACGATCGCGTCCAGGATGGCGTAGGCCAGGTAGTCCGGCCCCGCGCCGCGGATGCGCCCACGCGAGCGGCGGATGCGGTCGCGCACCGGGTCCAGCGGATCGCCCGCGCGCTCCTGAAACGAGATCACGTAGTCGCGCCCCACGAAGAGCGACACCTGCTCCAGGTCCAGGTGCGGGCAGAGGCGCACCATGCGCGCGACCAGGAAGAGGTGGTCGTCGAACAGCTCGCTCTTCGTCTGCTGGCCGATGTGCCCCACGTCCTCCACCGCCAGCCCGTGCAGCCCGAAGACGTCGGCGACGGCGCGCAGGGTGGGCGCGTGGCGCACCTCCTCCACGTTGACCCAGAGGACCGGGTACCGCCCGCGCAGAAGCCCCAGCTGCTCCACGCTCTCCACGTCGAACTCGGTGATCTCGTGCGGGCCGTAGGCGATCACGTTCACGCGCGGCGGCGACGCGTCCGGGTCCGACGGCAGGGTGCCCGGCGAAGATCCCGGGGGCGTGCCTGGGCCGTGGAAGCCGACGCGCGCGGCGGTCCTCCCCGCGGCCAGGGGGAGGCGCAGGAGGTCGCGGCGCTTCACGCGGGCGGCCCGGCGGTTGGCGGCGCGCGCACGGTCAGCGCGGAAAGACGCCGCCCGCCTCGGACGCCGCGGCCAGCATCTCGCGGGCGGCGGGCGCGTACATCGCGATCGACATCAGGCTGCCCCGCTCCAGCCGCAGCTCGCCGCGCATGACGGCGGAGACGGGGTCCATGCCGCCGGAGAGGATGCTCCGCCAGCTCGCGGCCTCCGCGCGCAGCACGAAGGGCGCGGAGTCGCGGTCCTCCGCCGTGGCGACGCGGGTGCCGCGGCAGGCGCCCTCGTACAGGTCCAGGAAGACGGCGCGCTCTTCGCCGATCCCGAGCGCGGGGTCGGCGCCCATCACCAGCACCACGGCGTCGCGCCAGTCGGCGGCCACGGCGGCGTAGTTGGGGCGGTCGTTGAGCGCCTGGCAGCAGGCGCGGGCCCACTCTGCGGTGAACACCTGGGTCGGCACGGCGGGGCTCCTGGGCGTGGGCGGACGGGTCTCGTGGCGCCAACGCTAGCGCGGCGGAGCGGCGCGGTCAAATCACGTGGGGAATTTCCCTACCCGGCGGTGCGCGATGTGGGGAGGAAGCCGCCTCGCGACAGACATTTCCCTATGTTGCGGTGCGGGCCCGCGGGATAGATTGTGCGCATCCTGATGGACGATGGATCGAGACTGGAACGATACAGGAGACGCTCACATGCGTAACGCTTTCTACAATCTGCCGGTTCTGGGGATGATCGTGCTCGCCGCCGCGTGCGGCGGCGGCGACAAGCCGGCCGAGACCACCAACGACACGCCGCAGGGTGCCAGCACCCCGACGGTCACCACCGAGGCGCCGGCCGTCACGACCGACGCGCCGAACACCGCGGCCACCACGCCGCAGGCGCAGGGCACGGTGCACACGGTGCGCATGGTCACCACGCAGGGCGGCGCCTCCGGGCAGTTCGAGCCGTCCAGCATCACCGTCAAGAAGGGTGACGTGATCAAGTTCGTGAGCCAGGGGAACGCGGTTCACAACGTGTCGTTCCCGGCCGACCAGAATGCCGGCAAGTCGAACCTCCCCGCCCCGAGCCAGTTCCTGAGCGACGGCCAGAGCTACGACCTGCAGGTCACGATGGATGCCGGCACGTACAACATCCAGTGCGACCCCCACGCCTCCATGGGGATGAAGGCCGCGATCACGGTGCAGTAAACGGGGAGGCCCTCACCCCCCCCGCCCCCCCTCTCCCAAACCGCTGGGAGAGGGGGGGAGGGCCTGCCCCCCGGCACAAACGCCGGTAGGGGCAGACCTGCGTGTCTGCCCTCCTCGCCGCCACACCAACCCCCGCCCCCGCACCCCCACCCCCGTAGGGGCCGTCCCACGTGGCTGCCCGTGCCCCGCCGCGCGTCGTCCCCCGCGCCTCACGCGAACAAACGAGACCCGCCCATCCTCACCCCAAACACCGCACGATCCCCGTCTTCTTGCTGACCTCTTCCGTCTGCACGTGGACGCGCAGGTACAGCGGCACCAGCGACCCGAACACTCCCACCCCGTCGCCGCTGACACTGGAAATGCGCACCGGGCCGGACGGGTTGAAGCGCCCGCCCCGCACCCCGTTCACGTAGTTGCGATCCGCCGCGGCAATCACCATCTCCGCGAACACCCCGTCCGGAAAGCCCGTCTGCAGCGCCGCCAGCGCCGCGTTGTCGTACTCGAAGCGGTCGAAGACGCCGAACTCGCTGGGAAGCGCGATGGTGGTGTCCTCTTCGGAGATCGCCAGCCCGACCAGCTCCAGCGGGTCCGGGATCGCCGCCTGAATCCCGGTGCGCGCCAGGGCCGAGCGCAGGTCGAAGATGCGGATGGGCGCGATGTAGCTCCAGGCGCTGTCCGCGCGCGTCCACGCCACCGGCAGGATGCGCTGGGGAGGCAGCGCGCACAGCGCGGAGGCACGCGACGCGGCCCGCGTGGTGAACGGGAGGCCGGCGAGCCCGAACGCCCCGGGCACGTGAGTCCGCCCCTGGATCACCCCCCCTTCGGGCGTCTCCACGCGCAACAGGTACACGGAACCGGGGCGCACCCACGATCCTTCATCCGAGGACGACAGGTAGCAGCTCGCCTTCACCGACCCCGGCTCCTCCTTGAAATAGTCGCCGGGGACGCGGAAGCACGTCTGGGTAGTTTCCTCGAAAGTGATGGTGCGCCCGCCCGGAGCGGTGACGGTGACGCGGGCGCCCGTGACGCCGCGGACGTCGCGCCCGTCCAGCGAGCGGTGCAGGACGACCGCCTGCACGGGAATGTCGGTGCGCAGCACGGCCTCCACGGCCACCACCTCCTCGCCCGCGGGGAGGGAGACGTCGGCCAGCGTGCAGGCGCCCGCCAGGAGGAGCGGCGCCAGGCATACGAGGCGGTGGAAAGGATGCAAGTGGAGCCCGATGTGAAAGGAGCGCGCGCAGTCCGCCGACAGTCGCACCATGCATACCCCCGAACGCCCCCGGCGGGGTCCATCGTGCACGATCGGCCGGCTGCTACCGTTGCAGAGTTGGCCCGGTCTCTGCAACTGATAGAGGCCAGAACACAACGGCGCGGTCCGGGTTGCAGAATCGTAAGTCACGTGTTACATTGGAGTTACGTGAACTGCGCGGGTCGCGAGACACTTTGGCTAACAGCAGGAGAGAGCGATGCGTGTCCTCAAAGCAGCACTTGTGGTGTCCGTTCTAGTGGGCGCAGCGGCATGCGGGCGTGACGCAGCGCCGAAGGCCACCGCTCCCTCCAGCGACCTGACCTGGCTGGACAGCCTGGGCGTCTCCGACGCGGCGGTGAAGACGATGGCTCCGACGGCGGCGTCGCCGACCGAGCTGGGTCTCGCCGCGACCGACTCGTCGGCGCCGATGCTGGCGGCGGCGGCCCCGGTGAAGGCGCCGGAGGCCAAGTCGTCCACGTCGAGCACGCGCCGCAGCACCGCGCGCCGCTCGTCCTCGGGGCGCCGGCGTTCCAGCGGGAGCAGCTCGGGGAGCTACAGCGGCAACTCGGGCGGGTACGAGAGCAGCGGCACCTACCGCGCCCCTACGGCGGTCGTGAAGCGCAACACGCGCCGTGACGCCGCCATCGGCGCGGGTGCGGGCGCGGTGATCGGGGCGGTGGCCGGCGGACGCAGCCACCGGGTGCGCGGAGCGGTGCTCGGCGCCGTCGCCGGGGGCGCCGCGGGCGCCATCATCGGGCACCACGTGGACAAGAAGACCGTCTACGTCCCCTGATCTGCGGGGCTGGACGAAGTGCGGCGGGCCGGGCGATTTCGCCCGGCCCGCCGTCGTTTCTGCATCCTCCCCAGGCATCAGAATCGGCTCGCGGAAACGCCGCCGGAATGCGTAAGGTACAGTCATTGCGTTACTTACCCGCAATTCTCCGGAATCGGCGGGCGAGAGCCGCCCCATCCGGATCGAGAGGCGCCGCACTGGGGAGGCTCCGATGACGCACCAGCAGCGGGTGCATCCGCGGACCGCGGGGGAGGGCTGACCATGCCACACCGGACCTTTCGCGACGCGGACGGGGTGGAGTGGCAGGTGTGGAACGTGGTGCCGCACGTGCTGCAGGAGGGGACCGAGCGGCGCATCCGCGTGCGCCGCGATCCCGAGCCGGAGCCGCACGATCCCGAGCGCCGCGCACACCCCGAGCGGCGGCGTGCGGCCGAGCGGCGCGCCCGGCTGCGCAT
The window above is part of the Longimicrobium sp. genome. Proteins encoded here:
- a CDS encoding nucleotidyltransferase family protein encodes the protein MEPKPLSRDRVIHLLREHRAEMDRFGVRSISLFGSVARDEATESSDVDVLVDFGPEPTFRGYMDLKFFLEDLFETRVDVVTPGTLRPRVEQSVTGDLLLVA
- a CDS encoding nucleotidyltransferase family protein; the protein is MDRDEALSLLRAHMDELRTLGVQEISIFGSVARGEAGPDSDVDVLVELGPGIGLFEYIGIRDRLAEILGRSVDMGTPTGLKPRIKDRVLAEAVRVA
- a CDS encoding GNAT family N-acetyltransferase produces the protein MTALRPALPGDEDEVLALMREFYLHERIALDEPAARSGLAALLADPALGRVWFVEGGGAPAGYMVVTLGFSLEFAGRFALLDELYVREGFRSGGVGARAVEEAAAACAAWGVRALRLEVGWENDAAQRLYRRLGFDAHDRHIMTRWLDGEKR
- the corA gene encoding magnesium/cobalt transporter CorA, which gives rise to MKRRDLLRLPLAAGRTAARVGFHGPGTPPGSSPGTLPSDPDASPPRVNVIAYGPHEITEFDVESVEQLGLLRGRYPVLWVNVEEVRHAPTLRAVADVFGLHGLAVEDVGHIGQQTKSELFDDHLFLVARMVRLCPHLDLEQVSLFVGRDYVISFQERAGDPLDPVRDRIRRSRGRIRGAGPDYLAYAILDAIVDNCFPVVETYAERLDLLEDEILGRPGREAMNQLHGVRRDLVALRRAIWPLRDALAYLVREPPSELVAPGTVVYLRDVQDHLVQILDLVETCRELGASLTDLYLSSVGNRTNEIMKVLTVFSAVFIPLSFITGVYGMNLDTAPHWLRSLSVAEGLMGLVTIGLIAFFWRRGWLGGRS
- a CDS encoding plastocyanin/azurin family copper-binding protein encodes the protein MRNAFYNLPVLGMIVLAAACGGGDKPAETTNDTPQGASTPTVTTEAPAVTTDAPNTAATTPQAQGTVHTVRMVTTQGGASGQFEPSSITVKKGDVIKFVSQGNAVHNVSFPADQNAGKSNLPAPSQFLSDGQSYDLQVTMDAGTYNIQCDPHASMGMKAAITVQ
- a CDS encoding YMGG-like glycine zipper-containing protein, with translation MRVLKAALVVSVLVGAAACGRDAAPKATAPSSDLTWLDSLGVSDAAVKTMAPTAASPTELGLAATDSSAPMLAAAAPVKAPEAKSSTSSTRRSTARRSSSGRRRSSGSSSGSYSGNSGGYESSGTYRAPTAVVKRNTRRDAAIGAGAGAVIGAVAGGRSHRVRGAVLGAVAGGAAGAIIGHHVDKKTVYVP